The Fontisubflavum oceani genomic interval GCGTCGTTTCGGCTGTGGGACACGCTTGGTGTTTTGGCGCCTTTGGACCCGAAATTCGTTTCGGTCACCTATGGTGCGGGCGGCACAACCCGAAAGCTGACCCATGACGCGGTGACCGCGATTGACAGCAATTTCGGCGTGCCGGTAGCGGCGCATTTGACGTGCGTTGACGCCACACGTGAAGAGACCCTCGCCATTGCAGAGAGTTACGCCGAAGCAGGCATCTCACAACTCGTGGCGCTGCGCGGCGATCCGCCAAAAGGTGCGGGCAAATTCACGCCGCACCCGGATGGGTTTGCAAGCTCTGTCGAGTTGATCGAGGCGCTCGCCAAAACCGGTAAGTTTTCGCTGCGGGTCGGCGCATATCCAGACTCGCATCCAGATGCGCCGGATCTGGCGGCCTGCGTGGAGTTCCTAAAGCGCAAGATTGACGCGGGCGCGACCTCCGCCATCACGCAGTTCTT includes:
- the metF gene encoding methylenetetrahydrofolate reductase [NAD(P)H] — its product is MPVPAVSFEFFPPQSLEASFRLWDTLGVLAPLDPKFVSVTYGAGGTTRKLTHDAVTAIDSNFGVPVAAHLTCVDATREETLAIAESYAEAGISQLVALRGDPPKGAGKFTPHPDGFASSVELIEALAKTGKFSLRVGAYPDSHPDAPDLAACVEFLKRKIDAGATSAITQFFFEADTFFRFRDACVKAGIDAPIIPGILPINNWTRIRRFATACGAVIPAWLDEAYTAAIRDGRESLLSTAVCSELCSDLIEGGVTDLHFYTLNTPELTREVCAALGVTPKLALAEVA